GGCTTCTTGTCCGGACGCCATCGCCGGAAATGCGCCATGTGCCGGAACCGCGCGCCCTGCATGTGCTCATACGCGACTTCCACCACCAACTCCGGCCGCAAAGGCTCCCACGACAGATCCTTGCCGCGGCTCCAACGGCTCTGGCCGCCCGGCATGCGGCGCCCGGCGTCACCGGCCGCGGG
This portion of the Myxococcota bacterium genome encodes:
- a CDS encoding ATP-dependent DNA ligase; translation: PAAGDAGRRMPGGQSRWSRGKDLSWEPLRPELVVEVAYEHMQGARFRHMAHFRRWRPDKKPRDCTYAQLEVVPPHELKTIFAAR